In Alteribacter lacisalsi, a genomic segment contains:
- the cysK gene encoding cysteine synthase A: protein MRVVENMAELIGDTPLVKLQKLAPETGADVYLKLEFMNPSGSVKDRAAYNMIVQAEKDGHLNKDSVIIEPTSGNTGIGIAMNTAARGYRTILTMPDTMSQERINLLKAYGAEVVLTPGDKKMPGAIEKAHELVKEIPNSFMPMQFENEANPEAHRKTTALEIREAMKQIGKPLSAFVAASGTGGTITGTGEELKKFYPDVSVHVVEPKGSPVLSGGQPGPHKLVGTSPGFVPPILNEDVYGEIFTITDEDAYDISRRLSREEGILVGPSSGAACFAALQVAKRLSPDDVVVAIACDTGERYLSTDLFLFDEE from the coding sequence ATGCGCGTAGTGGAAAATATGGCAGAACTGATTGGCGATACCCCGCTCGTTAAACTTCAGAAACTGGCCCCCGAAACAGGTGCCGATGTCTATTTAAAACTTGAATTTATGAATCCCAGCGGCAGTGTAAAAGACCGTGCAGCCTACAATATGATTGTCCAGGCTGAAAAGGACGGACACCTTAACAAAGATTCGGTCATCATCGAGCCAACTTCAGGGAACACCGGGATCGGGATTGCGATGAATACGGCTGCCCGGGGATACCGTACGATTCTCACCATGCCCGATACGATGAGCCAGGAACGGATTAATCTTCTAAAAGCTTACGGAGCCGAGGTCGTCCTTACACCAGGGGATAAAAAAATGCCCGGTGCGATCGAAAAGGCACACGAGCTCGTTAAGGAAATTCCAAACAGTTTTATGCCGATGCAGTTTGAAAACGAAGCGAATCCCGAAGCCCATCGGAAAACGACCGCTCTGGAAATACGGGAAGCGATGAAGCAGATCGGCAAGCCCCTAAGTGCCTTTGTGGCTGCTTCCGGTACCGGCGGAACGATCACAGGAACAGGCGAGGAACTTAAAAAGTTCTATCCCGATGTGAGCGTGCATGTAGTCGAACCGAAAGGCTCTCCTGTACTTTCAGGCGGGCAACCGGGACCCCATAAGCTTGTCGGTACGAGTCCGGGCTTTGTACCGCCTATTCTAAACGAGGATGTGTACGGGGAAATCTTCACGATTACAGATGAAGATGCGTATGACATCTCCCGTCGTCTGTCCCGCGAGGAAGGCATTCTGGTAGGTCCTTCATCAGGAGCAGCCTGCTTTGCTGCACTCCAGGTTGCAAAACGGCTCAGCCCGGACGACGTCGTCGTTGCCATCGCCTGTGATACGGGAGAACGTTACCTCTCCACTGACCTGTTCCTCTTTGATGAAGAATAA
- the thpR gene encoding RNA 2',3'-cyclic phosphodiesterase: MSEDHYFIAFPVPEKVHEPLIRVQQTYGTGEKFKNETDREDFHITLLFFGGWDNEKRERLWAELKAKIAEEPAFSLSLREVGFFGRPAEPRVLFGGLKYSKTLMAVQKKISGLAEKHGFPVESRPYTPHITLAKGYKADKPLKLQHLDSDLPGIEWNVDEVILYKIHPSRRPKYEKIDTITLVR; this comes from the coding sequence GTGAGTGAGGATCATTATTTCATTGCATTTCCTGTCCCGGAGAAGGTTCATGAGCCGCTGATCCGTGTTCAGCAAACATATGGAACAGGTGAAAAATTTAAAAATGAAACGGATCGTGAGGACTTTCATATTACATTGTTATTTTTCGGAGGCTGGGATAATGAAAAAAGAGAACGGCTCTGGGCGGAACTGAAAGCAAAAATAGCAGAAGAACCGGCATTCTCACTCTCCCTCAGAGAGGTTGGCTTTTTTGGACGGCCGGCAGAGCCGAGAGTGCTGTTCGGAGGGCTCAAATACAGTAAAACCCTGATGGCTGTTCAAAAGAAAATAAGCGGTCTTGCAGAAAAGCACGGGTTCCCTGTAGAATCCAGACCCTATACACCGCATATCACTCTTGCGAAGGGGTATAAGGCAGACAAGCCATTAAAACTCCAGCATCTCGATTCTGATCTGCCGGGTATCGAATGGAATGTGGACGAGGTGATTCTTTACAAGATTCATCCATCCCGGAGACCGAAGTACGAAAAAATAGATACAATTACCCTTGTTCGTTAA
- a CDS encoding glycogen/starch/alpha-glucan phosphorylase translates to MTTEKWIDEIKHKTEKVGGISLADASEKDLFYAICGIVSEEMNKNWIDTQDLYKQTQTKQVYYLSMEFLIGRLLESNLLNTGMLDACNEALVKMGYDPEKVYSIEHDAGLGNGGLGRLAACFLESIASLKFAGHGCGIRYRYGLFEQRIIHGHQVELPDYWLKEEYPWETRKAEEAIDIHFGGDIHMLKKNDGSLEFKYENTDKVTAVPYDVPIAGYQNGVVNTLRLWSAESNSGTTDMMSTQNSQYFHHLDHKHSIEQISGFLYPDDSGYDGKVLRLKQQYFLVSSSLKSIIRQYKKNISRSLIHLPEKIVIQINDTHPSLAVPELMRILMDEERFGWDDAWEITTKTVAYTNHTTLSEALEKWPQDMVKSLLPRLHMIINEINERFCTEVWNNYPELQNKVHELAIIADDQIHMARLAIVGSFSVNGVARLHTEILKKKEMKNFYTLFPDRFNNKTNGITHRRWLLQVNPELSSLITDVIGPQWITRPNQLISLLRYSRDEPFLDRVSEVKLRNKAKLANFIHEKTGITVNEHSIFDVQIKRLHEYKRQLLNIFHVIHLYNELKDNPNLDITPRTFIFGAKAAPSYYFAKEVIKLINRMASIINNDASINDKLKVVFLENYNVSLAEKIIPATDISEQISTASKEASGTGNMKMMMNGALTVGTLDGANIEIRDLVGDRNIFIFGLTADEVLHYYHHGGYVARDIYNTDERVRRILDQLNEGAFGSQEIEFKDIYYHILYHNDPYFVLKDFDAYIEAHELVEQAYRDKSTWMNMSMTNTAYSGKFSSDRTIQEYASEIWKLKRMD, encoded by the coding sequence TTGACAACGGAAAAATGGATCGACGAAATTAAGCATAAAACAGAAAAGGTCGGAGGGATCTCTCTTGCAGATGCCTCCGAGAAAGATCTATTTTATGCCATCTGCGGCATTGTTAGTGAAGAAATGAACAAAAATTGGATCGACACCCAGGATCTCTATAAACAGACTCAGACCAAACAGGTCTACTATCTTTCCATGGAGTTTCTGATTGGACGGCTTCTTGAAAGCAACCTGTTAAATACCGGCATGCTCGACGCATGTAACGAAGCCCTCGTGAAAATGGGCTACGATCCGGAAAAAGTCTACTCGATTGAACATGATGCCGGGCTTGGAAACGGCGGCCTTGGACGTCTGGCGGCCTGCTTTCTTGAATCTATTGCGTCCCTGAAATTTGCAGGTCATGGATGCGGGATCCGCTACCGCTACGGTCTTTTTGAGCAGCGGATTATCCACGGGCATCAGGTTGAACTGCCCGACTACTGGCTTAAGGAAGAATATCCGTGGGAAACACGGAAAGCAGAGGAAGCCATCGATATTCACTTTGGCGGCGATATTCATATGCTCAAAAAGAACGACGGCAGCCTGGAATTTAAGTACGAAAACACAGATAAAGTGACAGCCGTTCCCTACGATGTGCCGATTGCAGGCTATCAAAACGGAGTCGTCAATACGCTGCGTCTCTGGAGTGCTGAATCCAACTCTGGCACAACCGACATGATGTCGACGCAGAATTCCCAATACTTCCATCATCTCGATCACAAGCATTCTATTGAGCAGATTTCGGGATTTCTGTATCCGGATGATTCCGGCTACGATGGAAAAGTGCTCCGGCTGAAGCAGCAGTACTTTCTTGTCTCTTCCAGCCTGAAGAGTATTATCCGGCAGTACAAAAAGAACATCAGCCGTTCACTCATCCACCTTCCTGAAAAAATCGTCATTCAGATAAACGATACGCACCCAAGTCTTGCGGTGCCTGAACTGATGCGGATTCTGATGGATGAAGAACGCTTCGGCTGGGATGATGCGTGGGAAATTACGACAAAAACAGTGGCTTATACCAATCACACAACACTAAGTGAGGCACTGGAAAAATGGCCCCAGGATATGGTGAAGTCCCTTCTTCCCCGCCTTCACATGATCATTAATGAAATTAACGAACGATTCTGCACAGAAGTCTGGAATAATTATCCTGAGCTTCAGAATAAGGTCCACGAGCTTGCCATTATCGCTGATGACCAGATTCATATGGCCCGCCTGGCCATTGTCGGAAGCTTCAGCGTGAACGGCGTTGCCCGTCTTCATACCGAAATTCTGAAGAAAAAAGAAATGAAGAATTTCTATACCCTTTTCCCGGACCGCTTCAACAATAAAACGAACGGGATCACCCACCGCCGCTGGCTGCTTCAGGTAAACCCGGAACTTTCGTCTCTAATTACCGATGTAATCGGTCCTCAGTGGATCACCAGACCGAACCAGTTGATTAGCCTTCTCCGCTACTCACGTGATGAACCTTTCCTTGACCGGGTATCTGAAGTTAAGCTGAGAAACAAGGCAAAGCTGGCAAACTTTATCCATGAGAAAACAGGAATAACAGTAAATGAACATTCGATCTTTGACGTGCAGATCAAAAGGCTCCATGAGTACAAGCGCCAGCTCCTGAACATTTTCCATGTGATTCATCTTTACAACGAACTCAAGGACAATCCGAATCTCGATATTACTCCGCGAACGTTCATATTTGGAGCAAAGGCGGCACCAAGCTACTATTTTGCAAAAGAAGTCATAAAACTGATTAACCGTATGGCGTCAATCATTAATAATGACGCCTCTATAAACGACAAACTGAAAGTTGTCTTTCTGGAAAACTACAATGTGAGTCTTGCAGAGAAGATCATACCTGCAACGGATATCAGTGAGCAGATTTCCACAGCGAGTAAGGAAGCCTCCGGGACCGGGAATATGAAAATGATGATGAATGGTGCGCTTACAGTGGGCACACTCGATGGCGCAAACATTGAAATTCGGGACCTTGTAGGGGACCGGAACATATTTATTTTTGGACTCACAGCAGATGAAGTGCTCCATTACTATCATCACGGCGGCTATGTCGCACGGGACATTTACAACACAGACGAACGTGTCCGCCGTATTCTCGATCAGCTGAACGAAGGTGCGTTCGGCTCACAGGAAATTGAGTTTAAGGATATTTACTACCACATTCTTTACCATAACGATCCGTATTTCGTTCTGAAGGATTTTGATGCCTATATCGAAGCCCACGAGCTGGTTGAGCAGGCTTACCGGGACAAATCCACATGGATGAATATGAGTATGACAAACACGGCATACTCAGGAAAATTTTCAAGCGACCGGACCATTCAGGAATATGCTTCTGAAATCTGGAAACTGAAGCGGATGGATTAA
- the glgA gene encoding glycogen synthase GlgA: MKNVLFAASECTPFIKTGGLADVIGSLPQELNKSRKAHVKVILPLYDEMPSHWQAQMELTATINVPVGWRNQEASLYTLEHNGVEYFFVSNDYYFTRKGVYGYYDDGERFVFFSRAVIEALPYLGFTPDIIHAHDWQTGLVPAFAKIIQPLEDLRTVFTIHNIKYQGMMPHQMFDELFNLSIEHFGGLEWNGMLNCMKSGIFHADKITTVSPSYAEEIKDPFYGEGLHDLLNERATDLSGIINGIDTNDYHPLKDPYIFSNYRHSRGKKKENKEYLQEQLHLPVDGEKPFYTIISRLVEQKGFHLVQRILDEFLQEDVQVAVLGTGDGEFEEYFYHAQERHPEKLAVRLTFDEKLARQMYAASDFFIMPSQFEPCGLSQLIALQYKAVPIVRETGGLRDTVEPFNEITGEGNGFRFANYNAHELLDALQNSLAIYHNPIQWIQLLKNVNKSQYSWKDSGAAYTELYEAFENANIYS; the protein is encoded by the coding sequence ATGAAAAACGTATTATTTGCTGCATCCGAATGTACACCATTCATTAAAACCGGAGGGCTTGCTGATGTCATCGGCTCCCTTCCCCAGGAGTTAAATAAATCCAGAAAAGCACATGTGAAAGTCATTCTGCCTTTGTACGATGAAATGCCGTCACACTGGCAGGCACAGATGGAACTTACGGCAACTATCAACGTTCCAGTTGGATGGCGTAACCAGGAAGCTTCCCTTTATACGCTTGAGCATAATGGTGTCGAATACTTTTTTGTATCCAATGACTATTACTTTACCCGCAAAGGGGTTTACGGATATTACGACGATGGCGAGCGCTTCGTCTTCTTCAGCCGCGCCGTGATCGAAGCTCTGCCGTATCTTGGATTCACACCGGATATCATTCATGCCCACGATTGGCAGACTGGTCTGGTTCCTGCTTTCGCAAAAATTATCCAGCCTTTAGAAGACCTTAGGACAGTCTTTACGATTCACAATATCAAGTACCAGGGTATGATGCCTCATCAGATGTTCGACGAACTCTTTAACCTTTCGATTGAACACTTTGGCGGTCTGGAGTGGAACGGTATGCTTAACTGCATGAAGAGCGGCATTTTCCATGCAGACAAAATCACCACCGTAAGCCCAAGCTACGCCGAGGAAATCAAGGATCCTTTTTACGGGGAAGGTCTTCATGATCTTCTTAACGAGAGGGCCACTGATCTATCGGGAATCATCAACGGGATTGATACAAATGACTATCATCCGCTTAAAGATCCCTATATTTTCTCAAACTACCGCCATTCGCGGGGTAAAAAGAAAGAAAACAAAGAGTATTTGCAGGAACAGCTCCACCTTCCAGTGGACGGGGAAAAGCCGTTTTATACGATCATTTCCCGCCTCGTAGAGCAGAAGGGTTTTCATCTTGTTCAGCGAATCCTTGATGAATTTTTACAGGAGGATGTGCAGGTTGCGGTCCTTGGTACTGGTGACGGGGAATTTGAAGAGTACTTTTATCACGCCCAGGAGCGTCACCCGGAAAAGCTGGCTGTGAGGCTGACTTTTGATGAAAAGCTGGCCCGGCAGATGTACGCTGCATCAGATTTTTTCATCATGCCTTCCCAGTTTGAACCTTGTGGCCTTTCCCAGCTGATTGCCCTTCAGTATAAAGCGGTACCGATTGTAAGAGAAACAGGCGGGCTCAGAGATACAGTTGAGCCGTTTAACGAAATTACCGGGGAAGGAAACGGTTTCCGGTTCGCGAATTACAACGCACATGAACTTCTGGACGCACTCCAAAATTCCCTGGCCATTTATCATAACCCGATCCAGTGGATTCAACTGCTAAAGAACGTAAATAAAAGCCAGTACAGCTGGAAAGACTCGGGTGCTGCCTATACTGAGCTTTATGAAGCATTCGAAAACGCCAACATCTATTCCTAG
- the glgD gene encoding glucose-1-phosphate adenylyltransferase subunit GlgD produces the protein METMMGLINLEHEHDYLSELTYFRCGAAVPFAGRYRLIDFTLSNMVRSNVQDVAIFTRNKYRSLMDHLGTGADWELDRRNGGLFILPPDWNDPTDISRGDLSHFHNNRDYFNRGRSNYVIVSGSQFLSNADYQEAFDYHLERKADVTLVTTRVQELEKEHEQCLRVEQDDRGWVKDMTNEHTNPHVFTGVYIISKELLMKIVDECIARHKGHLFLDGIKDNLQDLNVQTYEHVGYTAFINSVESFFRNNMNLLDPDNYKELFYKNAFIKTKISNEPPTKYLDLSEVKDSLLANGCEVNGEVENSILFRGVKVKPGARVVNSVIMQRCTIEEGVHLENVILDKDVTVTEGQTFIGSASKPYVVAKRKVM, from the coding sequence ATGGAAACAATGATGGGCCTTATCAACCTTGAACACGAACACGACTACCTGAGCGAACTCACCTATTTCCGGTGCGGTGCAGCCGTCCCCTTCGCGGGCCGCTACCGTCTGATAGACTTTACATTATCCAACATGGTCCGCTCCAACGTTCAGGACGTTGCCATTTTTACCCGGAACAAATATCGTTCCCTGATGGACCACCTCGGAACTGGTGCTGACTGGGAACTTGACCGAAGAAACGGCGGTCTCTTCATCCTTCCTCCGGACTGGAACGATCCAACAGACATCTCACGTGGAGACCTGAGCCATTTTCACAATAACCGGGACTATTTCAACAGGGGACGATCCAACTATGTCATTGTGAGCGGCAGCCAGTTTTTATCTAACGCCGATTACCAGGAAGCCTTTGACTATCACCTGGAGCGCAAGGCGGATGTTACTCTTGTCACTACACGGGTTCAGGAGCTTGAGAAAGAACATGAACAGTGCCTCCGGGTTGAGCAGGACGACCGCGGTTGGGTTAAGGATATGACCAATGAACACACTAACCCCCACGTCTTTACCGGGGTGTATATCATCAGCAAAGAGCTGCTGATGAAGATTGTTGACGAATGTATTGCCCGGCACAAGGGTCATCTGTTCCTGGACGGCATTAAAGACAACCTTCAGGACCTGAACGTTCAGACGTACGAACATGTGGGCTACACCGCTTTTATTAATTCCGTCGAGAGCTTTTTCAGAAACAATATGAACCTGCTCGATCCCGACAACTATAAAGAGCTTTTCTACAAAAACGCTTTTATTAAAACAAAGATCAGTAACGAGCCTCCCACGAAGTACCTGGACCTTTCTGAAGTAAAGGATTCCCTTCTCGCCAACGGCTGTGAAGTAAACGGAGAAGTTGAGAACAGCATCCTGTTCCGTGGTGTTAAAGTGAAACCGGGAGCGAGAGTCGTAAACTCTGTGATTATGCAGCGGTGCACGATTGAAGAAGGCGTCCACCTGGAAAACGTGATCCTTGATAAAGATGTCACGGTAACCGAAGGACAGACCTTCATCGGATCAGCGTCAAAGCCATATGTTGTGGCCAAACGTAAAGTAATGTAA
- a CDS encoding glucose-1-phosphate adenylyltransferase gives MNRKKECVGMLLAGGEGKRLGLLTKDLAKPAVPFGGKYRIIDFTLSNCANSDIHTVGVMTQYSPLLLNKHIGIGKPWDMDRQHDGISVLSPYTQKKGGSWYSGTADAIYQNIHFIDRYDPEYILVISGDHIYQMNYKKLLKHHKEQNADATISVIEVPWDEASRFGILNTTDDLRIYEFDEKPANPKNNLASMGIYIFSWKVLRNYLLEDAKNMNSSHDFGKDIIPAMVEDDRRLYAYRFQGYWKDVGTVQSYWEANMDLLDMDEPVSLNNKAWRTYSHDSNYPPQYINGNTQITNSLINSGCWIRGTVDRSILFENVEVEKKSTVRESIIHPRVKIGANSVIERAIIKEDTVIPPGSYISTPEGEEPFVIDNENVELAALK, from the coding sequence ATGAACAGAAAAAAAGAGTGTGTAGGCATGCTGCTGGCAGGCGGCGAAGGAAAAAGGCTCGGACTTCTTACAAAGGATCTGGCAAAGCCTGCAGTACCATTCGGAGGAAAGTACCGCATCATTGATTTCACATTAAGCAACTGTGCCAACTCCGACATTCACACAGTAGGGGTAATGACACAGTATTCCCCACTCCTTCTTAACAAGCATATCGGCATCGGGAAGCCATGGGACATGGACCGTCAGCATGACGGTATCTCCGTACTTTCACCCTACACTCAGAAAAAAGGGGGAAGCTGGTATTCGGGCACAGCAGATGCCATTTATCAGAACATTCACTTTATCGACCGCTACGATCCGGAATATATCCTTGTTATTTCAGGAGATCACATCTATCAAATGAATTATAAGAAGCTTCTGAAACATCACAAGGAACAGAACGCCGATGCCACAATCAGCGTGATTGAAGTACCTTGGGATGAGGCTTCAAGGTTCGGTATTCTGAACACAACAGACGATCTGAGAATTTACGAGTTTGATGAAAAGCCGGCCAATCCGAAAAACAACCTGGCCTCCATGGGGATTTACATTTTCAGCTGGAAGGTTCTGCGTAACTACCTTCTTGAGGATGCGAAGAATATGAATTCCAGCCACGATTTTGGCAAGGACATTATCCCTGCCATGGTTGAAGATGACCGCCGTCTGTACGCTTACCGTTTCCAAGGCTACTGGAAGGATGTCGGTACCGTTCAAAGCTACTGGGAAGCCAATATGGACCTTCTGGATATGGATGAACCTGTATCTCTTAACAACAAGGCGTGGCGGACCTATTCTCACGATTCCAACTATCCGCCCCAATATATCAACGGGAATACCCAGATAACCAATTCTCTGATTAACTCAGGGTGCTGGATCCGCGGTACAGTGGACCGCTCCATTCTCTTTGAAAATGTGGAAGTGGAAAAAAAGTCCACGGTTCGTGAATCCATCATTCACCCTCGTGTAAAGATCGGTGCCAACTCCGTTATCGAACGGGCAATCATTAAGGAAGACACGGTTATTCCACCGGGATCCTACATCTCCACTCCAGAAGGGGAGGAACCGTTTGTCATTGACAACGAAAATGTGGAGCTTGCTGCACTGAAATAG
- the glgB gene encoding 1,4-alpha-glucan branching protein GlgB, translating into MAYHISEEDLYLFHQGTHYRSYQFMGCHHITFDGQAGFRFVVWAPHAQSIGVAGDFNGWDSSAHQLERLTDAGLWTGFFTDVPPDSPYKYQIHTAHGEQILKSDPYAFYSEVRPATASLTQEQRPFNWSDGDWQKQTGSQNPHESPLNVYEVHAGSWKTREDGTLYTYRELADELIPYVKALGFTHIELLPLAEHPFDLSWGYQITGYFSVTSRYGSREDFKYFVDQCHRNDLGVIMDWVPGHFCKDEHGLRQFDGEPLFEYSDSKKADKSTWGTLTFDFGRPEVQSFLISNVLYWMEEYHIDGIRADAVASMLYLNFDRSDGEEKIYNTYNGEENLEAVAFIKKLNEVVFRYHPNCLMMAEDSSDLPLVTAPTYQGGLGFNFKWNMGWMNDTLDYMEYDPVYRKWHHNLLTFSFMYTHTENFVLPLSHDEVVHGKKSLLDKMPGDQWQQFAGLRLLYGYMMTHPGKKLLFMGGEFGQYAEWKDQEQLDWHLFEYPLHRTMHTYLSKLNHFYLENPALFDQDHNPNGFEWIDPHNIDQSIVAFMRRSKTPGEELIVVCNFTPGVSYDYKVGVPEPGKYIEVFNSDDEMFSGSNQVNTAEHFTQPEKWHGHQQSIKIKVPPLAVTIFRKIDEGKSNKEESE; encoded by the coding sequence ATGGCGTATCACATCTCAGAAGAAGATCTTTATCTTTTTCACCAGGGAACCCATTACCGGAGCTATCAATTTATGGGCTGTCATCATATCACTTTTGATGGGCAGGCAGGATTCCGGTTTGTTGTCTGGGCACCACACGCACAAAGCATTGGCGTTGCCGGGGACTTTAACGGATGGGACAGTTCCGCCCATCAGCTGGAGCGGCTCACAGACGCAGGTCTATGGACTGGATTCTTTACAGATGTCCCCCCTGATTCACCATATAAATATCAAATCCACACAGCGCATGGGGAACAGATTCTGAAAAGTGACCCGTACGCTTTTTATTCTGAGGTCCGGCCTGCCACCGCTTCTCTTACCCAGGAGCAGCGCCCGTTCAACTGGAGTGACGGGGACTGGCAGAAACAGACCGGGTCACAAAATCCCCACGAGTCACCGCTCAATGTGTATGAAGTACACGCCGGCTCATGGAAAACCCGTGAGGACGGCACACTTTATACCTACAGGGAGCTGGCTGACGAACTGATTCCCTATGTGAAAGCATTAGGTTTTACCCATATTGAACTGCTCCCTCTTGCTGAGCATCCCTTTGATCTGTCATGGGGTTATCAGATTACCGGCTACTTTTCCGTAACAAGCCGGTACGGTTCCCGGGAAGACTTTAAATATTTCGTGGATCAGTGTCACCGAAATGATCTCGGTGTCATTATGGACTGGGTCCCAGGACATTTCTGTAAGGATGAACATGGACTCAGGCAATTTGATGGTGAACCATTATTTGAATACAGTGATTCGAAAAAAGCTGATAAATCAACCTGGGGGACGCTTACATTCGATTTCGGTCGTCCAGAGGTTCAGAGTTTCCTGATCTCAAACGTCCTCTACTGGATGGAAGAATACCATATTGACGGGATCCGGGCTGACGCTGTGGCCAGTATGCTGTATTTAAACTTCGACCGGTCCGACGGAGAGGAAAAAATCTACAATACGTACAACGGTGAAGAAAACCTTGAAGCCGTTGCATTTATCAAAAAGCTGAATGAAGTCGTATTCCGTTATCATCCCAACTGTCTCATGATGGCAGAGGACAGTTCCGACCTTCCGCTTGTAACGGCACCAACCTACCAGGGCGGCCTCGGGTTCAACTTTAAGTGGAATATGGGCTGGATGAACGACACACTTGATTACATGGAATACGATCCTGTCTATCGAAAATGGCACCATAACCTGCTTACTTTTTCATTTATGTACACTCATACCGAAAATTTCGTTCTCCCCCTGTCCCATGACGAGGTGGTGCACGGGAAAAAGAGCCTTCTGGATAAGATGCCGGGAGATCAGTGGCAGCAGTTTGCCGGGCTCCGTCTTTTATACGGATATATGATGACCCATCCCGGGAAGAAGCTTCTCTTTATGGGCGGTGAGTTCGGTCAATATGCAGAGTGGAAAGACCAGGAACAGCTCGACTGGCACCTGTTTGAGTACCCGCTGCACAGGACGATGCACACGTATCTTTCAAAGCTCAATCACTTTTATCTCGAAAATCCGGCCCTGTTTGATCAGGACCATAATCCGAATGGATTTGAATGGATCGACCCTCATAATATCGATCAGAGCATCGTTGCATTTATGAGGCGTTCAAAAACTCCGGGCGAGGAACTGATCGTTGTGTGTAACTTCACCCCTGGTGTCAGCTACGACTATAAAGTCGGGGTACCTGAACCGGGCAAATATATTGAAGTATTTAACTCAGATGACGAAATGTTCAGCGGATCAAATCAGGTTAATACAGCAGAACATTTTACCCAGCCCGAAAAATGGCATGGCCACCAGCAGTCCATCAAAATCAAAGTGCCTCCACTGGCGGTCACCATTTTCAGAAAAATAGATGAAGGAAAATCCAATAAGGAGGAATCAGAATGA